A window of Desulfuromonas soudanensis genomic DNA:
CCCAAACGTCACGGCAGCCTCAGCGAATACCCCTTTGATTTCATCGATTACAAGTCCCGTCTCAATCGCGAAGGACGGTCGCAGAACACCACGGGCTACCAGGAATTCAAGAAGGTCGACTCCGGAGACACCTCCTGGGACGATGTGCTGAAGATGAATCCTGTGGACGGAAAAAAACTCGGGCTCAAAACCGGGGACAGGGTCAAAATCTCTTCGACGACAGGGTCCATCACCACCACCCTGAAGCTCTGGGAAGGCGTCCGCCCCGGCACCGTCGCCAAATGCTTCGGCCAGGGGCACTGGGCCTATGGCCAGGTGGCGGCCAAGGATTACGCCAAGGCGCAACCTCGCGGCGGCAACAACAACGAACTGCTGGTCGACGATTATGATCGCTTGAGTGGTGCGACGGCGCGCAACGGCGGCTTTACCGGCGTACGCGTCGAGAAGATTTAACGACCTATGGCCAGGATCAAGGAGACGACCATGTCAAAAAAATATGGAATGGCAATTGATTTGCACCAGTGCGTCGGCTGCGGAGCCTGCGCCCTGGCCTGCAAAAATGAAAACAATACCGGCGTTCGCGCCAACGGCCAAAGCTTCAACTGGGCCGATTTCACCATGAAAACCGAAGGGATTTTCCCCAGAACCAAATACACCCAGATGCCGGTGCTTTGCAACCACTGCACCGAGGCCCCCTGTGTCAGTGTCTGTCCCGTGACCCCCAAGGCCATGTTCAAGGCCGACGACAACACCACCCTGCACAACCAGGGCCGCTGCATCGGCTGCCGAAAGTGCCAGGACGCCTGCCCCTACAGCGAAGTTGCCCTTGACGAAACGAGCAACCACGGCGAAACGTACAGCGTGATCAGCTTCAATCCCCACGGAGTTCCGACCCAGGGGGAGTGGCGCCGAACCGGGGAACTGATCCCGGGGTGCACCGCCTCTCCGGCCGAAGTGGTGAAGAAAGCCGGCGCCATCCCCCCCGACGCCAACCTCTACACCTCCGGCGACTACCAGCCGGTTCGCGCGTCCGGCGTGGTGGAAAAATGCATCCTCTGCCACCATCGCACCACGGCCGGCCTGCAGCCGGCCTGCGTCGAGGCCTGCCCGGCCAGCGCCCGGATCTTCGGTGACCAGAACGATCCCCAGAGCAAAATCGCCCTGACGCTGAAAAAGCACAAGGCGACCCGCCTCAAAGAGACGGAAGGGACCGAACCGAACGTCTTTTATGTCCGCAGCTACAACGATCCGACCCTGTAATCGGAGACCAGGGGTCCAATCCCGGGGGCGGGCGCAGGTCCCGCCCCCTTTTCTTTTGCCGCAGAGACTCGTTATGAAACAAAATACATTGTCCGCCAATCAGGCTCGGGCCGTCATTTACCGCCTCCTCGGAGCCTGTTACTATCAGCCGGAAGCCGCGTTTTCCGAAGAGGATGTCTTCGGTCAGTTGCAGGAAGCCCTGGCCGTCCTGGATGACTCGCTGGCCGAACAGGCCGCTCGTCTGGGGAAGGCCTTTGCCGCCGAATCCCTGGACGAGCTCCTTCTCGACTACAGCCGGCTGTTTCTCGGGCCCTTCGATATTCTGGCGAAACCCTATGGATCGATCTATCTTGAAGGCGAAAAGGTGGTGATGGGGGATTCGACCATGGACGCCCTGGCCTGCTACCGGCAGGAAGACTTCGTTCTCTCCGACGACTTCCGGGAAGTCCCCGACCACATCGCCGCGGAGCTGGAATTTCTCTATCTGCTGACATTTCGCGAAAATGAGGCCCTGGCCTCCGGGGAAAACAAGCGCCGCGCTGCGCTCGCCGCCCTCAAGACGACCTTTCTGCAAAACCACCTCGGCCGGTGGGTCCCGCCCTTTGCCGCCGCTCTCCTTCAGGGAGCCGCAACGGATTTTTACCGCCTGTTGGCTGAGCTGACCGAAGGCTTTATCCGAAAGCAGTCGCCCCGACTCGCCCAGGGCTAATCATGTTCGGCTCGTCAACCTTCAAAATCCTGACTCCGGATCATCCCGTCGCCCTGACGCCGGCGCGTTGCCTGCGCTTCCGCTTGAATACCAGCGCCTGCCGCCTCTGTATCGATACCTGCCCCCATCAGGCGTGGTCCCTGAGCGCCACTGGACTGGAGTTCAACCAGGCAAAATGCCGGGGATGCCTGCTGTGCCAGGGCGCCTGTCCGACCGGGGCCTGTGAAGGCGCTCCCCTCGGTGTCGAGAAGAATCTGACCGAACTGAGCCGGCAGCCGCAGCCTGTTCTCGGCTGCGACAACAACCCCGCCCCGGCCCACGAGCGTCTCCCCTGTCTGGGCCTCCTTGCCCACCCCGAAGTCCTCCTGGCCGTGGCAGCCGCTCTCCCCCAGGGGGTGCAGCTCAACCGGAGCCGATGCGGTCAATGCCGCAATTCCGCCGTGCTGCCGCGCCTTGAACTGGCCCTCTCCAGGGTCAGAGCCCTGATCCCTTTTCCCGGGCTACTGGCGATCCGCCCGGTGCAGGAGGCCGATGACCTCCGTTACCAGGCGCCGGGAATCTCCCGCCGGGAATTTTTTTCCCTGGTCCGCAGCGGCTCCTCGAACTCGGCGGTGCGGGCGCTCGGCCGCTTGACCCCCGCTCCTCCGGCCCCACCCTATCGAAACAAGAAAATTCCCCGGTTCAGGGCTTTACTGCTCCGGTTTTGGCCGCAAATCCCCGAAGACATGCGTCCCCGGGTCGCAGCGACCTGCTTTCCCCGGGTCGAAACGGCCCCGATCTGTACCGGATGTACCGGCTGCGTCGGCATCTGCCCCACCGGCGCCCTCGCCTCTTCGGCCCTGGCCGGCGCGCCGCCGGCGGTCCAACCCGGAGACTGCACCGCCTGTGGCCTGTGCGCCGCCTTTTGCCGGCAACAGGCGATAACCGTCACCCCCGGCGATGCGTCCTTTGCCGCAGGATAAGGCGGCGCTTCACAATGAAAAAAGGGACTCAGGCTGCCATAGCCTGAGTCCCTAATTTTTTTGGTGGAGCTGAGGAGGATCGAACTCCTGACCTACGCATTGCGAACGCGTAAAATTACATAGTCATTACATTTCATATCTGTTCATAAGATTCACCATGCCCTCAAAATAACATTGATTTTTAGTATGTTAAGCGATATAGATTTCACCATGCCTTTTCAGCGCATTTCATCTATAACCAATCATAAAAGTACAACTAAAATACAACTTTTTTGCGGGGTGAAAATTCACTATGAAAAAAAAGAAATTTGACGACCTCACTGTCAGGAAAAGCCTAAAGCCTTCAGATTCTGTTTACATGTGTATGGCAGAGAATGAACCTGGATTCGGCATTCGAGTTTATCCTTCGGGGCGTAAGGCCTTTTTCTATCAATACAAGCTTGATGGATACCGACGATTTATGACTTTAGGAGATTATCCAGCGACTAGCCTTAAAACAGCAAGAGATTTTTATCAAACAGAAAGTTCGAAGGTTAAAGCACTGAGGCGTGGGAGCAAGGACGGATTAGATCCTGTCCTTGAAAATAAGAACGAACGTCAGCGGCGTATGACGGAACATGCTGACCATAGAAATGCGTTATCCGTTGCTGATCTTGTAAAAGAATTTATGGAAAAACACTCTATGGTTAAAAAGAAATCGTGGAAAGAAGACAAGCGCGTTCTTGAAAAGGACGTAATTCCGCTATGGGGCACAACCAAAGCTAAAGATATAACTAAGAAAGATGTTAATGAATTATGCGATACTATTATTAATCGTGGCGCTCTAATTATGGCAAATAATGCATTTGCGAAAATTAGTAAGATGTTCAATTTTGCCGTAGAACGAGGCATCATTGAACATTCTCCGTGTTACGGGCTTTCATTACCATCAAAAAAAGTCCATAAAGACCGTGTATTGGCTGAAAATGAGATAAGGAATCTTTGGGAAAACCTAGATACAAGCGGGATGAGCAATGAGGTCAAGCGAGCATTGAAACTCATGCTTGTAACAGCCCAGAGGCCGGGTGAAGTGCTAGGCATGCATGTAAACGAAATTGACGGTCATTGGTGGACCATTCCCAAGGAACGCGCAAAGAACGGAAAGGCTCATCGAGTATATTTGACAGCAATGGCTCTCTTGCTCATTGGTGATACAAACGGTAAAGGCCACATCTTTATTTCAGAACATTCTGTTAAACCTATAGAAAGTAATGCTGCTGCTTGCGCCGTTAGGCGTAATCTCGAATGGCCGATTAGAGACAATAAGGGAAATCTTCTCTATGGTGAGGACGGCAAATTATTGACTGAGAACAGACTGTCAATTAATAAGTTTACTCCTCATGATTTAAGAAGAACAGCCGCGACAGGACTGTCTAGGTTGCGTTTTTCAAACGACATTATTGATGCTGTGCTTAATCATGCTGCGAAGGGTGTTATTTCAATCTACAATCGCAACAATTATGACGATGAAAAACAAGAATCTCTTAACGCGTGGTCAAATAAGCTGACAAACATTATTTGTGGCGAGGGGGTTGGAAATGAAAACCGATGATCTGGAACAAGAATCCTCTCGTTTAGTCAATATCAGTCAAGAGCAAAGAGATACATTGGCTGAAAAAATTATGTATAAAAAATCTTTATCTGCTGAGGACAGACAGGAGATATTTTTTATCCTTACTGGCGATTGGAATCCAAAGTCTTTTTTCCGAAAAACTAGAGGCCCCAAATTTAAGGGGTCCAACTTAAGAGCTCTTGCTGAGGATGTCGAAAAACTAGAAGAAACAGGTATAAAATTTCCCAATAAAACTTTACAGTCTGAGCTTGGTGAAAAACATCATCTACAAGGAACCAATGAGGTGTCTCTTGCTACGTTCACTAACAATCTCAAGAGCGGTCAGAAGTCTTTACGGGAGCTCAGATTGTTCCTAGAAATCGTAGAAATACGTAAAGACAGAAAAAACTTGAAGTAAATAATTCGACGCAAATTACTTGAATAGCGCGGACAAAAACCCTGTGTCACAATGCTTCAAGCATGTGCATGGGGTTTTTATTTTCAGCGTGAAAAAACAAAAAAGGGGAAAACATGGAAAGGATTGGACCAATGAGAACAGACAGACTTGTCAGACGGAAAGAACTTATTGAAATTGTTGGATATTCAGCATCTAGTATTTGGCGAAGAATTAAGGATGGAAGTTTCCCGAACTCTGTACGTCTCGGTCCGTCCGCAGTTGCTTGGAGATTGTCGGAAGTGGAAGAGTGGATGCGTTCACGTCAGTCAGTGAAATAACTCAGTGGAGGGCAGATGATTGGAAAGTCAGTATGGGTATTTATGATTCAAAGGATACAATCGATAAAATAGAATTTCTCACCTATCTCGACTTTAATGTGTTGAAGAAATTATTGCCAATCGAAAAAATGAAAACTGAATGTATACAAATTTTATTATTACCAGCGGGGGGAAAAGCCCGATTGTGGGGATATAAATCAAAAATAATTATTACAGTGCCGACCAAAAAATGCTTTGAATTA
This region includes:
- a CDS encoding 4Fe-4S dicluster domain-containing protein — translated: MFGSSTFKILTPDHPVALTPARCLRFRLNTSACRLCIDTCPHQAWSLSATGLEFNQAKCRGCLLCQGACPTGACEGAPLGVEKNLTELSRQPQPVLGCDNNPAPAHERLPCLGLLAHPEVLLAVAAALPQGVQLNRSRCGQCRNSAVLPRLELALSRVRALIPFPGLLAIRPVQEADDLRYQAPGISRREFFSLVRSGSSNSAVRALGRLTPAPPAPPYRNKKIPRFRALLLRFWPQIPEDMRPRVAATCFPRVETAPICTGCTGCVGICPTGALASSALAGAPPAVQPGDCTACGLCAAFCRQQAITVTPGDASFAAG
- a CDS encoding tyrosine-type recombinase/integrase, with the protein product MKKKKFDDLTVRKSLKPSDSVYMCMAENEPGFGIRVYPSGRKAFFYQYKLDGYRRFMTLGDYPATSLKTARDFYQTESSKVKALRRGSKDGLDPVLENKNERQRRMTEHADHRNALSVADLVKEFMEKHSMVKKKSWKEDKRVLEKDVIPLWGTTKAKDITKKDVNELCDTIINRGALIMANNAFAKISKMFNFAVERGIIEHSPCYGLSLPSKKVHKDRVLAENEIRNLWENLDTSGMSNEVKRALKLMLVTAQRPGEVLGMHVNEIDGHWWTIPKERAKNGKAHRVYLTAMALLLIGDTNGKGHIFISEHSVKPIESNAAACAVRRNLEWPIRDNKGNLLYGEDGKLLTENRLSINKFTPHDLRRTAATGLSRLRFSNDIIDAVLNHAAKGVISIYNRNNYDDEKQESLNAWSNKLTNIICGEGVGNENR
- a CDS encoding 4Fe-4S dicluster domain-containing protein; translation: MSKKYGMAIDLHQCVGCGACALACKNENNTGVRANGQSFNWADFTMKTEGIFPRTKYTQMPVLCNHCTEAPCVSVCPVTPKAMFKADDNTTLHNQGRCIGCRKCQDACPYSEVALDETSNHGETYSVISFNPHGVPTQGEWRRTGELIPGCTASPAEVVKKAGAIPPDANLYTSGDYQPVRASGVVEKCILCHHRTTAGLQPACVEACPASARIFGDQNDPQSKIALTLKKHKATRLKETEGTEPNVFYVRSYNDPTL
- a CDS encoding TorD/DmsD family molecular chaperone — its product is MKQNTLSANQARAVIYRLLGACYYQPEAAFSEEDVFGQLQEALAVLDDSLAEQAARLGKAFAAESLDELLLDYSRLFLGPFDILAKPYGSIYLEGEKVVMGDSTMDALACYRQEDFVLSDDFREVPDHIAAELEFLYLLTFRENEALASGENKRRAALAALKTTFLQNHLGRWVPPFAAALLQGAATDFYRLLAELTEGFIRKQSPRLAQG
- a CDS encoding helix-turn-helix transcriptional regulator produces the protein MRTDRLVRRKELIEIVGYSASSIWRRIKDGSFPNSVRLGPSAVAWRLSEVEEWMRSRQSVK